From Methylocystis sp. ATCC 49242, one genomic window encodes:
- the mutS gene encoding DNA mismatch repair protein MutS produces MTTVAAPQPIVADDKAQARATPMIAQYIEIKAANADCLLFYRMGDFYELFFDDAQTAARALGIMLTKRGKHLGEDIPMCGVPVERANDYLQKLIALGFRVAVCEQIEDPAEAKKRGAKSVVRRDVVRLVTPGTITEDALLDPARANAFAAVSRIRGADGGWRYGLASVDISTGAFTVSDCAESELASTLARLEPCEIVAAEALCRDDHVVAVFAGVGAPVAPLGREAGDAPRRLQDFYGVATLAGFGALSEAEISAAATAILYVERTQKGSRPALARPMSLRESATLDIDAATRANLELSRTLSGAREGSLLSVVDLTVTSAGARLMAERLAAPSTDPALIGARHDAVAFFLENPDIRSALRAKLARAPDLARAVSRLSLQRGGPRDLASVGAALTAARDVAELFARAGAPGEIARDVAMLATADAALAHEIARSLGDSVPLDRRGGDFIREGRDAELDEARSLRDESRHVIASLQSRYADQTGTKLKIKHNNFLGYFLELPAAQGEKLLRPPFDQTFTHRQTMADAMRFSTRELVELQSRIASAADRALARELALFDALAAQILSRTDELQNLAQGFARLDVLSALAEVAEKRGWTRPLVDHSLDFAIIGGRHPVVEASLEAQGKAFAANDCDLSGDKAGRIAVVTGPNMAGKSTFLRQNAVIALLAQAGSFVPAREARIGVVDRLFSRVGASDDLARGRSTFMVEMVETAAILNCATPRSLVILDEIGRGTATFDGLSIAWATIEHLHEVNRSRAIFATHFHELTQLSKRMARLVNLTMKVTDHAGEVVFLHEVVKGAADRSYGVHVAQLAGLPASVVSRAHAILADLEAADRRAPVEALIDDLPLFKRVAEISQPKDALREALAKIDPDQMSPRDALAALYELKSKA; encoded by the coding sequence ATGACGACCGTGGCCGCCCCCCAACCCATCGTTGCCGACGACAAGGCGCAAGCCCGCGCGACGCCGATGATCGCGCAATACATAGAAATCAAGGCGGCGAACGCCGATTGCCTGCTTTTCTACCGCATGGGCGATTTCTACGAATTGTTCTTCGACGACGCCCAGACGGCGGCGCGGGCCCTCGGCATCATGCTCACGAAGCGCGGCAAGCATCTGGGCGAAGACATACCCATGTGCGGCGTGCCGGTGGAGCGCGCCAACGACTATCTGCAAAAGCTCATCGCGCTCGGTTTTCGCGTCGCCGTCTGCGAGCAGATCGAGGATCCGGCGGAGGCGAAGAAGCGCGGCGCGAAATCCGTCGTGCGGCGGGACGTGGTGCGCCTCGTCACGCCCGGCACGATCACCGAAGACGCTCTGCTCGACCCCGCCCGCGCAAACGCCTTCGCCGCCGTTTCAAGGATACGCGGCGCCGATGGCGGCTGGCGTTATGGTCTGGCGAGCGTGGATATTTCCACGGGCGCCTTCACCGTAAGCGACTGCGCGGAGAGCGAACTGGCTTCGACGCTCGCGCGGCTCGAACCATGTGAAATCGTGGCCGCCGAGGCGCTGTGCCGGGACGACCATGTCGTCGCCGTTTTTGCGGGCGTCGGCGCGCCTGTCGCGCCGCTCGGCCGTGAGGCCGGCGACGCGCCGCGCCGGCTGCAGGATTTTTACGGCGTCGCGACGCTTGCCGGCTTCGGCGCGCTGAGCGAGGCGGAGATTTCGGCCGCCGCGACCGCGATCCTCTATGTCGAGCGCACGCAGAAGGGGAGCCGCCCCGCCCTGGCGCGGCCGATGAGTCTGCGCGAAAGCGCGACGCTCGACATCGACGCCGCGACACGCGCCAATCTGGAGCTTTCCCGCACGCTGTCCGGCGCGCGCGAAGGCTCGCTCCTCTCCGTCGTCGATCTCACCGTCACCTCCGCCGGCGCGCGTCTGATGGCCGAACGCCTCGCCGCGCCCTCCACCGATCCCGCGCTCATCGGCGCGCGACACGACGCGGTGGCGTTCTTTCTCGAAAATCCCGACATCCGTTCTGCGTTGCGCGCGAAACTCGCCCGCGCGCCCGATCTCGCGCGCGCCGTCTCGCGCCTGTCCCTGCAACGCGGCGGCCCGCGCGATCTTGCAAGCGTCGGCGCCGCGCTGACGGCGGCGCGCGACGTCGCGGAGCTTTTCGCGCGCGCCGGGGCGCCGGGTGAAATCGCCCGCGACGTCGCGATGCTCGCGACAGCCGACGCAGCGCTTGCGCATGAAATTGCGCGAAGCCTCGGGGACAGCGTTCCGCTCGACAGGCGCGGCGGCGATTTCATCCGCGAAGGCCGCGACGCGGAGCTCGACGAAGCGCGGTCCCTGCGCGACGAAAGCCGTCACGTGATCGCCTCGCTTCAGTCGCGCTATGCGGACCAGACCGGAACGAAGCTGAAGATCAAGCACAACAACTTTCTCGGCTATTTTCTGGAATTGCCGGCGGCGCAGGGCGAAAAGCTGCTGCGCCCGCCTTTCGACCAAACCTTCACCCATCGCCAGACCATGGCCGACGCGATGCGCTTTTCGACGCGCGAACTCGTCGAGCTGCAAAGCAGGATCGCGTCGGCCGCCGACCGCGCGCTCGCGCGCGAACTCGCGCTTTTCGACGCGCTCGCCGCGCAAATTCTCTCGCGAACGGATGAATTGCAGAATCTCGCCCAGGGTTTCGCGCGGCTGGATGTTCTGAGCGCGCTGGCGGAAGTCGCCGAAAAACGCGGCTGGACGCGACCGCTCGTCGACCATTCGCTCGACTTTGCGATCATCGGCGGGCGCCATCCCGTCGTCGAGGCGTCGCTGGAGGCGCAGGGCAAGGCCTTCGCGGCGAATGACTGCGATCTCTCGGGCGACAAGGCTGGCCGCATCGCCGTCGTCACCGGCCCCAACATGGCCGGCAAATCGACCTTCCTGCGCCAGAACGCGGTGATCGCCCTGCTCGCGCAGGCGGGCTCCTTTGTGCCTGCGCGCGAGGCGCGCATCGGCGTCGTCGATCGTCTCTTTTCGCGCGTCGGCGCCTCCGACGATCTTGCGCGCGGGCGCTCGACCTTCATGGTCGAGATGGTCGAAACGGCGGCGATCCTGAACTGCGCCACGCCGCGCTCGCTCGTCATCCTCGATGAGATCGGCCGCGGCACGGCGACCTTCGACGGCCTTTCCATCGCTTGGGCGACGATCGAGCATCTGCATGAAGTGAACCGCTCGCGCGCGATTTTCGCGACGCATTTCCACGAGCTCACGCAACTGTCGAAACGCATGGCGCGGCTCGTCAATCTGACGATGAAGGTGACCGATCACGCGGGCGAGGTCGTTTTCCTTCACGAAGTCGTCAAGGGCGCGGCGGACCGCTCGTATGGCGTGCATGTCGCGCAGCTCGCGGGCCTGCCGGCGAGCGTCGTTTCGCGCGCCCACGCCATTCTCGCGGACCTGGAGGCGGCGGACCGCCGCGCGCCGGTCGAGGCGCTGATCGACGATCTGCCCCTCTTCAAGCGCGTCGCCGAAATCTCCCAACCCAAGGACGCTCTGCGCGAGGCGCTCGCGAAGATCGATCCGGATCAGATGAGCCCGCGCGACGCGCTTGCGGCGCTCTATGAGCTGAAGTCGAAGGCGTGA
- a CDS encoding NADP-dependent malic enzyme — translation MADDKTTTADRPIFSDKEALLFHSRGRPGKLAVVSTKPMATQRDLSLAYSPGVAAPVLAIAKDPSLAYDYTTRGNMVAVITNGTAILGLGDLGPLAAKPVMEGKAALFKRFADIDSIDLEVDAKEVEDFINAVRFLGPSFGGINLEDIKAPECFVIEERLREMMDIPVFHDDQHGTAIISTAGLINALKLTGRDIGTAKLVCNGAGAAGIACLDLAKALGFDPRNVTLCDTKGVVYRGREEGMNQWKSAHAVETKARTLAEALEGADVFYGLSVKGALTPAMLQSMAKDPIIFAMANPDPEITPEEARAARPDAIVATGRSDYPNQINNVLGFPYIFRGALDVRAKTINMEMKIAAAKALADLAREDVPDEVANAYRGARPRFGRDYLIPAPFDPRLISVIPPAVARAAMDSGVARHPIIDMKAYRAELSARRDPIAGLMQTVFERVRRDPKRVVFAEGEEEQVIRAALSFVNQEFGTAVLVGREDRVRASAANAGLELPPTIEIHNAKLSHRNAIYAQFLFERLQRKGFLFRDCQRLINQDRNHFAAAMIARGDADAMVTGVTRNFSNALEEVRRVVDHKPGHRVIGVSLVLAKGRVVVVADTAITELPEAEELAEIAIEAAGVARRIGLTPRVAMLAFSTFGYPPGERTARVHEAVRVLDQRRVDFEYEGEMGADIALNKDLMSAYPFSRLKDTANVLVMPAFHSAAISTKMLQELGDATVLGPLIVGLDKPIQIVQLGATDMDIVNMAALAAFGIGG, via the coding sequence ATGGCGGATGACAAGACCACAACGGCCGACCGACCGATATTCTCCGACAAGGAGGCGCTGCTTTTCCATTCGCGCGGGCGCCCCGGCAAGCTCGCGGTCGTCTCGACGAAGCCCATGGCGACACAGCGTGATCTCTCGCTCGCCTATTCGCCCGGCGTCGCCGCGCCGGTGCTGGCGATCGCGAAAGACCCCTCGCTCGCCTATGACTACACGACGCGCGGCAACATGGTCGCCGTCATCACCAACGGCACGGCGATACTGGGGCTCGGGGATCTCGGCCCGCTCGCCGCGAAACCCGTGATGGAGGGCAAGGCGGCGCTCTTCAAGCGCTTCGCCGACATCGACTCCATCGACCTCGAGGTGGACGCCAAGGAAGTCGAGGATTTCATCAACGCCGTGCGTTTCCTCGGTCCGTCCTTCGGCGGGATCAATCTCGAGGACATCAAGGCGCCGGAGTGCTTCGTCATCGAGGAGCGCCTGCGCGAGATGATGGACATTCCCGTCTTCCACGACGACCAGCATGGCACGGCGATCATTTCGACCGCCGGCCTCATCAATGCGCTGAAGCTCACGGGCCGCGACATCGGGACCGCGAAACTCGTCTGCAACGGCGCCGGCGCCGCCGGCATCGCCTGTCTCGATCTCGCCAAGGCGCTCGGCTTCGATCCGCGCAACGTCACGCTCTGCGACACCAAGGGCGTCGTCTATCGTGGCCGGGAAGAAGGCATGAACCAGTGGAAGAGCGCCCACGCCGTCGAGACGAAGGCGCGCACGCTCGCCGAGGCGCTGGAGGGCGCCGACGTTTTCTACGGCCTCTCGGTGAAAGGGGCGCTCACGCCCGCCATGCTGCAGTCGATGGCGAAAGACCCGATCATCTTCGCCATGGCCAATCCCGATCCCGAAATCACGCCGGAGGAGGCGCGCGCCGCGCGGCCGGACGCCATCGTGGCGACAGGGCGTTCGGACTATCCCAACCAGATCAACAATGTGCTGGGCTTTCCCTATATCTTCCGCGGCGCGCTCGACGTCCGCGCGAAGACGATCAACATGGAAATGAAGATCGCCGCCGCGAAGGCGCTCGCCGATCTCGCCCGCGAGGACGTGCCCGACGAGGTCGCCAACGCCTATCGCGGCGCGCGGCCACGCTTCGGGCGCGACTATCTCATCCCCGCGCCCTTCGATCCGCGCCTCATCTCCGTCATTCCGCCGGCTGTCGCGCGCGCGGCGATGGATTCCGGCGTCGCCCGCCACCCGATCATCGACATGAAAGCCTATCGCGCCGAACTCTCGGCGCGGCGCGATCCGATCGCCGGCCTGATGCAGACGGTTTTCGAGCGGGTGCGGCGCGACCCCAAGCGCGTCGTCTTCGCGGAAGGCGAGGAAGAGCAGGTGATCCGCGCCGCGCTCAGCTTCGTCAATCAGGAGTTCGGCACGGCGGTGCTCGTGGGGCGGGAGGACCGCGTCCGCGCCTCGGCGGCCAACGCCGGACTGGAGCTGCCGCCGACGATCGAAATCCACAACGCCAAGCTCTCGCACCGCAACGCGATCTATGCGCAGTTCCTCTTCGAGCGCCTGCAGCGCAAGGGCTTCCTGTTCCGCGACTGTCAGCGCCTGATCAATCAGGACCGCAATCATTTCGCCGCCGCCATGATCGCGCGCGGCGACGCCGACGCGATGGTGACCGGCGTCACGCGTAATTTCTCCAACGCGCTCGAGGAAGTGCGCCGCGTCGTCGACCACAAGCCCGGCCATCGCGTGATCGGCGTGTCGCTCGTCCTGGCGAAAGGCCGCGTCGTGGTCGTCGCCGACACCGCCATCACCGAACTGCCGGAGGCGGAGGAGCTGGCCGAGATCGCCATCGAGGCGGCCGGCGTCGCCCGCCGCATCGGGCTGACGCCGCGCGTCGCCATGCTGGCCTTCTCCACATTCGGCTATCCGCCGGGCGAGCGCACCGCCCGCGTGCATGAGGCCGTCCGCGTGCTCGATCAGCGTCGCGTCGACTTCGAATATGAAGGCGAAATGGGCGCGGACATCGCCCTCAACAAGGATCTGATGAGCGCCTATCCCTTCTCCCGCCTGAAGGACACGGCGAACGTCCTTGTCATGCCAGCGTTTCATTCGGCCGCTATCTCGACCAAAATGTTGCAGGAGCTGGGCGACGCGACGGTGCTCGGACCGCTGATCGTCGGACTCGACAAACCGATTCAGATCGTCCAACTCGGCGCGACGGACATGGATATCGTCAATATGGCGGCGCTCGCCGCCTTCGGCATAGGGGGCTGA
- a CDS encoding UDP-glucose/GDP-mannose dehydrogenase family protein encodes MNITMIGSGYVGLVSGACFADFGHKVICVDADASKIDRLKRGEIPIFEPGLDELVANNVRQGRLSFTTDLEPAVKGADAVFIAVGTPSRRGDGHADLSFVYAAAKTIASALDGFTVVVNKSTVPVGTGDEVERIIREVNPTADFAVVSNPEFLREGAAIEDFKRPDRVVIGVEDPRAREVMEEIYRPLSLNAPPLVFVGRRTSELTKYAANAFLATKITFINEIADLCEKVGADVQEVARGIGLDKRIGAKFLHAGPGYGGSCFPKDTLALIKTGQDEGSSLRIVETVVAVNDARKRAMARKIIMALGGSVRGKKIALLGLAFKPNTDDMRDAPSLAIVASLAGDGAEVHAYDPESMEQARPLMPEVTFHDDAYSALEGADALAIVTEWDAFRALDLDRVKSLLKQPIIVDLRNVYRPADVRKRGFAYVSVGRK; translated from the coding sequence GTGAACATCACGATGATTGGTTCGGGTTATGTGGGTCTCGTGTCGGGCGCCTGCTTTGCGGATTTTGGTCACAAGGTGATTTGCGTCGACGCCGACGCCTCCAAGATCGATCGGCTGAAGAGGGGGGAAATTCCGATCTTCGAGCCCGGCCTCGACGAACTCGTCGCCAATAACGTCAGGCAGGGCCGCCTCTCCTTCACCACCGATCTCGAACCCGCCGTCAAGGGCGCGGACGCCGTCTTCATCGCGGTGGGCACGCCCTCGCGCCGCGGCGACGGACACGCCGATCTCTCCTTCGTCTACGCCGCCGCGAAGACGATCGCCTCGGCGCTCGACGGCTTCACCGTCGTCGTCAACAAATCCACCGTGCCCGTCGGCACCGGCGACGAGGTCGAGCGCATCATCCGGGAGGTCAATCCCACCGCCGATTTCGCCGTCGTCTCCAATCCGGAGTTCCTGCGCGAGGGCGCCGCCATCGAGGATTTCAAGCGGCCCGACCGCGTCGTGATCGGCGTGGAAGACCCGCGCGCCCGCGAGGTGATGGAGGAGATCTACCGGCCGCTGTCGCTCAACGCGCCGCCGCTGGTCTTCGTGGGCCGCCGCACCTCGGAGCTGACCAAATACGCCGCCAACGCCTTTCTCGCCACCAAGATCACCTTCATCAACGAGATCGCCGATCTTTGCGAGAAGGTCGGCGCCGACGTGCAGGAGGTCGCGCGCGGCATCGGTCTCGACAAGCGCATCGGCGCCAAATTCCTGCACGCCGGACCGGGCTATGGCGGCTCCTGCTTCCCGAAGGACACGCTGGCGCTGATCAAGACCGGGCAGGACGAAGGCTCGAGCCTGCGCATCGTCGAGACGGTGGTGGCGGTGAACGACGCCCGCAAGCGGGCGATGGCGCGCAAGATCATCATGGCGCTCGGCGGCTCCGTGCGCGGCAAGAAGATCGCGCTGCTGGGTCTGGCCTTCAAGCCCAACACCGACGACATGCGCGACGCGCCGTCACTCGCCATCGTCGCCTCGCTCGCCGGCGACGGGGCCGAGGTGCACGCCTATGATCCCGAGAGCATGGAGCAGGCGCGCCCGCTGATGCCGGAAGTGACCTTCCACGACGACGCCTATTCGGCGCTCGAGGGCGCGGACGCGCTCGCCATCGTCACCGAATGGGACGCTTTCCGCGCGCTGGATCTCGACCGCGTCAAGAGCCTGCTGAA